The genomic segment GCAGAGCGACGGCGGCGACGGTCATCGTCCATCGGGAGTCCACCAGGTCATCCACCAGCAGCACCGGTCCGTTGATGCCGGCCAGCTGCCGGGACAGATGCTCGTCGACGACGATCCGCCCCCACACCCCCGCCAGCCGGAAGGCGGAATTGCCACCGTGCTCCCCCGTCGGGCCACCCTCGGCCAATGCCAACGCACCCAGGTCCGTCATCCGCCCCAGCCGCGCCAGTCCGCTGGCCAGCGAAGAGACCAGCTCCGGATGCGAACGCGAGGGGATGTGCGCAACGGCCACCGGACGCTCGGCCCAGTCCCAGTCCCGCAGCACCGGGATGCAGGCCTTGAGCACGTCGTCGGGCACCGGCGCATCGGGCTGCGCCAGCAGGGTGCGCAGCCGCTGCCCCGTGCCCAGGTCCGTGAGCCGGGCCAGCACCCGTCCATTCTGTGGCCCGGTCTTGATCTTGCCCTTCAGCGGCACTCCCAGCCGGTCCATGCCGGTGGGCCACATGCCACGGGGCTCCAGCAGGACGCCCGGACGGTCCAGCGCGCTGCGCGCCGCCACCACGGCTGCCTCGGGCAACGACTCGTCGTACCACTGCCCGGCGCAGACATCACACCTGCCGCAGTCGGCGGCCTCGGGATCATCAAGGGACGAGGTCAGGAAGGCCATCCGGCACCGGTCGCCCTTCTGGTAGTCCAGCATCAACTGTTGCTCGCGCTGCCTGGCCTCGGCCACCCGGGCATAACGCTCGGCGTCATAGGTCCACGGCCGCCCCGTGGCGGTCCAGCCACCCTTGACCCGCTGCACCGCACCGTCCACGTCGAGCACCTTCAGCAGCAGTTCCAGCCGGGTGCGCCGCACGTCGACGATGGTCTCCAGGGCCGCCGTCGACAAGGGCTTGCCCGCAGCGGCCAGCGCGTCGATCACGGTGGCGGCCTGCTGCTCGTCGGGCATCGAGGAGGTGGCGAAGTAGTGCCAGATGTCACGGTCCTGCGCGCTGGGAAGCAGCAGCACGTCGGCATTGATCGCACCACGGCCAGCGCGGCCCACGTGCTGGTAGTAGGCGACGGGTGAACTGGGCGCGCCCAGGTGGATCACGAAGCCAAGGTCAGGCTTGTCGAAGCCCATGCCTAGCGCGGAGGTGGCCACCAGCGCCTTCAACTCATTGCCGCGCAACGCATTCTCCAGCTGCTCACGCTCGGCGACGTCGGTGCGTCCGGTGTAGGCCTTGACCGCATAGCCCGCGTCGGTCAGGGCACGGGCCACGTCCTCGGCGGCGGAGACGGTGAGGGTGTAGATGATGCCGGAGCCGTCGAAGTCGCCCAGGTGGGCACTCAGCCAGGCGAGCTGCGTCTCCGCATGCGGCAGCTTAAGCACGCCCAGCCGCAGCGACTCGCGCGCCAGCGGGCCACGGATGGTGAGCACCTCATACCCGCCGGCACCCAGTTGCTCCGCGACGTCGGCCACCACCCGGGAATTGGCCGTGGCCGTGGTGGCCAGCACCGGGGTGTCGGCGGGCAGCTCCGTCAACAGGTCCTTGATCCGGCGGTAGTCCGGGCGGAAGTCGTGCCCCCAGTCGGAGATGCAGTGCGCCTCGTCCACCACCAGCAGGCCACACCGTGCGGCAAGATCCGGCAGCTGCTCGGCCCGGAAGGACGGGTTGTTCAGCCGTTCGGGGCTGATCAGCAGCACGTCCACCTCGTCGCGAGCCAGCGCCCCGGAGACCTCGGCCCAGTCCGTCGCATTGGCGGAGTTCATGGTGACGGCCTTCACCCCGGCGCGCTCCGCGGCGGCGATCTGGTCCCGCATCAGGGCCAGCAGCGGGGAGACGATCACCGTCGGGCCAGCGCCCTGGGCCCGCCGCAGTGCGGTGGCCACGAAGTAGACCGCCGACTTGCCCCAGCCGGTGCGCTGCACCACCAGAGCACGTTGCCGCTGCTCCACCAGCGCCAGCACGGCCTCCAGCTGCCCGTCGTGGAAGGTGGCGTCCTCACGCCCCACCAGACGTCGCAGGACGGTCAGGGCCTGCTCGGCCACCGAATCCCCCGCAATCCGTTCCGGCTCACGCACGCGACGCACCGGGGCGGCCTGCGTCAGGTCCTCGGGCGGCAACCACTCGTCGTCGGGCGGCGGGGACAGCTCGTCCCACGGGTCGACGGGTGCCTCGTCGGGCAGCGGGGGCAGGTTCGAGGTCATGGCTCCACCATAGGAGCCACCACCGACAAACATGATGGTAGGAGTCTCGTGGAGTCGTGACCCTGCCTCTGACTGGTGCCCTGCTGGGCTACCGACAAACTGATCAGTCCGGCTCCACGAGGCCCAGGGGCGACGACCGCCCGGCCATGACCTAATACGAGCCTGATCGCGAGTCCGGTGTATGTCCTGTCTGGTCGAAGCGGCCGCCGCCTGACCCACTCACCGAGTCCAGGAGCAGGCCATGACCATCATCCCAGAGCCCCACCACCACGTCGCAGGAATCGACTCCCACACCGAGACCATCCACATCGCGGTCATCACCGCCACCGGGCTCGAGGTCGACGACCACGAGTTCACCACCACTACCGGCTACCGCAAGGCAGTGGCCTGGCTGGTCGAGCACGGACCTATTGCAGCTGTCGGCATCGAGGGCACCTCCAGCTACGGCATCGGCATCACAGCAGCACTACGAGCCGCGGGCATCACCGTCATCGAGGTCAACCGCACCCGCCCCGCCGAACGCCGCAAGCACGGCAAGACCGACCGCCTCGACGCCTACCGCGCCGCCCGCTGCGTGATCTCTGGAGAAGCGGCCACCCATCCCAAACACGACTCCATCGAGCCCCTTCGAGCCCTGCTGGTCACTCGACGCAGCGCCAACAAGGCCCTCCAAGCCTGCTGGCGCCAAATCCGCAGCCTCTTGGTCAACGCACCCGCCACGCTCCGAGACAAATACCGCCAAACCAGCCGCGACAAGCTCATCCGTCATCTCGCTGCCAGCCGCCCCGACCAGATCCATGACGCCGCCCAGGCCCTCACCATGCGAGCCCTGCGATCCCTGGCCCGACGCCACCAGTTCCTGCACGACGAACTGGTCGACCTGGAAGCCCAGCTCGACGAACTCACCACAACCAAGAACCCCGGGCTGCGCGCCATGCACGGAGTCGGGCCGGTCACTGCCGCTGTCCTGCTGGTCACGGCCGGCGACAATCCCGCCCGCCTGACCACCCCTGCCGGGTTCGCGGCGCTCTGCGGTACCAGCCCGATCCCCGTGTCCTCGGGCAAGACCCAACGCCACCGCCTCTCACGCGGCGGCGACAGGCAGGCCAACTGGGCGCTCCACCAAATCGTGAAGGTCCGCATGGTCCACGACCAACGCACCCGCGACTATCGCGACAAGCACCTCGACGCGGGCTGGACCCTCGCAGCGGTCTACCGGGCACTGAAACGCGCCGTCGCCAGAGAAGTGTTCCGCGCACTCACCGGCAACTGCGAGATCCCGAACTACACAGACCTGCGACCAGCCCGCCAGGCCAAGAAACTCACCCTCACCCACGCCGCCCAGCACTTCAACGTCTGGCCCGCCCACATCTCCGAGATCGAACTCGGCAAACGCCGAGACGACACCCTGGCCCAGAACTACCGAGAATGGCTCCAAGCCGCTTGACGGGAGATAGGAGCATCAGTTCTCACCACACGGAAACCGACCCCCGCTCCCTATCGGGAGCGAGGGCCGGCCTGCGCAACAGAGGTCCGACGGGATCAGCCGCCGATCGCCGTTCGCTCCCCCGACGGCAGCGCCGCCAGGATCGACTGCACGGTGGCCTTGGCATCGCCGAAGCACATCGAGGTGTTCTCCCGGAAGAAGAGCGGGTTCTGCACGCCGGCGTAACCCGCGCTCATCGAGCGCTTGAAGACGACCACCTTGCGGGCCTCCCACACCTTCAGCACCGGCATGCCGGAGATCGGCGAACCGGGCTCCATGGCGGCCGGGTTGACGGTGTCATTGGCGCCAATCACCAGCACCACGTCGGTGTCGGCGAAGTCGTCGTTGATCTCGTCCATCTCCATCACGATGTCGTACGACACGTGGGCCTCTGCCAGCAGCACATTCATGTGCCCGGGCAGGCGTCCCGCGACGGGGTGGATGGCGAAGCGCACCTGGGTGCCATTGGCCTCCATCGCCTTGGTGAGCTCCGCGACGGGGTACTGCGCCTGGGCGACGGCCATGCCGTAGCCGGGGGCGATGATGACGCTCTTCGCATCGGCCAGGGCGGCCGCCACCTCGGCGGCACTCATCTCCGTGTGCTCACCCTCCACGACGGGGCCGGTGGAGGTGGAGTCACCGAAGCCACCCAGGATCACCGAGATGAAGGACCGGTTCATCGCCTTGCACATGATGTAGCTCAGGATGGCGCCGGAGGCACCCACCAGGGCACCGGTGATGATCAGCACATTCATGTTCAGCATGAAGCCACTGAAGGCCGCCGCCCAGCCGGAGTAGGAGTTCAGCATCGAGATGACCACGGGCATGTCCGCGCCGCCGATCGAGGCCACCAGATGGATTCCCAGCAGCAGGGAGACGACGGTGATCAGCACCAGCGGCACCAGCGACGGTGCCTGCACGAACCAGACCGTCATCACGATGATCGCCACCAGGGCGGCCAGGTTCAGCAGGTTGCGGCCCGGCAGGGCCAGCGGCTTGGAGGCGATCTTGCCGTTCAGCTTGCCCCACGCGATGATCGAGCCGGTGAAGGTGACGGCGCCGATGAAGATGCCCAGCGCCACCTCGGTGAGGTGGAAGGCATTGGAGTGCGGGGCGTCGAGGTAGGAGTTGAAACCCACCAGCACCGCCGCGGCACCCACGAAGGAGTGCAGCAGGGCGATCAGCTCGGGCATGCCGGTCATCTCGACCTTCAGCGCCTTGCGCACACCAATGGCCCCGCCGGCCACGACGGCCACCAGGAGCAGGGCCAGCGCACCCAGGTCCGCACCGTCGCCCTTGATGTCGGTCCAGCCCATGTAGAAGTTGGTGGCCACCAGGGCCAGCACCATGCCGAGCACACCCAGCGCATTGCCGCGCTTGGCCGTCTCGTGCTTGCTCAGGCCCTGCAGCGCCATGATGAACAGCAGGCCGGAGACGATGTACGTGGCCGTGACGAAGTTGTGCAACATGTCAGGCCTCCTTCCGGAACATCTGGAGCATGCGGTGGGTGACGGTGAAGCCGCCGAAGACGTTGATGCTGGCAATCAGCACCGCGACGAAGCTGATGATCTTCACGGCCCAGTTGTCACTGCCCAGCTGCGTGATGGCACCGACGACGATGATGCCGCTGACCGCATTGGTCACGCTCATCAGCGGGGTGTGCAACGCGTGGGTGACATTCCAGACCACGTAGTAGCCCACCACCACGGCCAGGGCGAAGATGCCGAACAGCGAGACGAAGCTGGTGGGCGCCACCGTCAGCAGCGCGATCAGCGCCAGGGAGGCGATGCCGATGGTCACCACCGGCTGCCACCAGGGCTTTGGCTTCTTGGGAGCCTCCACGACGGCCGGCACCGCGGCGGCCGTAGCAGGAGCTGCGGAGGCCGCGGAGACCTGGATGGGCGGCGGCGGGAAGGTGATCTCGCCATTGCGCACCGTCGTCATGGTGCGCACCACCTCGTCGTCGAAGTCGACCACGAACTGGCCGTCCTTCTCGGGCGTCATCAGCTTCAACGCGTTGACCAGGTTGGTGCCGTAGAGCTGCGAGCTCTGGCCCGGCAGCCGGCTGGCGAGGTCCGTGTAGCCGATGATCGTGACGCCGTTGTCCGTCGTGTACTTCTCGCCGGGGCGGGTCAGTTCACAGTTGCCACCGCCGAGCGCGGCCAGGTCAACGATGACCGAACCGTCCTTCATGCTGGCCACCATCTCGCGGGTGATCAGCTTGGGCGACGGGCGGCCGGGGATGGCCGCGGTGGTGATGATGATGTCGCAGTCCATGCACTGCTCGGCGTACAGCTCGGCGGCGCGGGCGGCGAAGTCGTCGCTGGCCTCCTTGGCGTAGCCGTCGGTGCTGATCTCCTGCGAGGGGCCCTTGACGTGCAGGAAGGTGGCGCCCATGGACTCCACCTGCTCCGCGGTCTCGGGACGCACGTCGGTGGCCCGCACGATGGCGCCCATCGAGTTGGCGGCGCCGATGGCGGCCAGACCGGCGACGCCGGTTCCGGCGACGAGCACCTTGGCCGGCGGCACCTTGCCCGCGGCGGTCACCTGGCCGGTGAAGAAACGGCCGAAGGCGTGGGAGGCCTCCACCACGGCACGGTAGCCGGAGATGTTGGCCATGGAGCTCAGCGCATCAAGGGCCTGGGCACGGCTGGTGCGCGGCACCATGTCCATGCTCATCGCGGTGATGCCCTGCTGGGCGAGCCGCTGGGTCAGTGCCTCGTTCTGGCGCGGGAAGAGGAAGCTGATCAGCGTCGCGCCCGGACGCATCATGGACAGTTGGGACTCATCGGGCTCGTTGACACCCAGGACTATGTCGCTGGTCCAGACCGTCTGGGCATCCACTGACTGTGCGCCTGCAGCCTCGAAGGCGGCATCAGTGGCACTGGATCGGTCACCTGCCCCGTGCTCGACGACGACGTCGTAGCCGAGCTTGATCAGGTCCTGGACGGTTCTAGGTGTGGCGGCGGCCCGGTTCTCCCCCGGCTTTGATTCTCGTGGGATACCAATTCGCATGGCACGAATCTAACCGTCGGCTCCCGGCAATTCTGCGGCGGGGTAGCTCTTCGTCAAGAGATCTGTGCGCGGCACGACGGAGGGCCATGACGGCACCGCCTCCGCGGCACGTCACGGCCCTCCCTACAGGGGACGCTGCCGTCAGCGCAGGGTCCTCACGGTGCGCTGAAGGGTGCTGACCATGTCCCTGGTGTCATGGACGGCCTGCATCTCGTCGAAGCCCATCGTGACCAGCTCGACGTGGGTTCCGGTGACCGTCACACCGGTGGTGACGAAGAGATGGTTGCCGGTCTCACCATCGGTGACGTTCAGCGCATTCACGCGGGCCCGCTCCCCGCTGCGCAGGGTGACGGTGCGGTTGTACTCGCGGAAGTTGGTCAGCAGGTCCGGGTTGGAACGCACCATCCGCTTGCCGCAACCGGGCAAGGCCTTGCCCATTGCCTCGGCGGCAGCCACGGCCTGCTTGTGGGTCCTGAAGGACGCGATGATGGCGGCGGCCCGGTTGCCGTCGCGGGTGGCGTAGGTGCGGGTCAGGATGGTGTTGGGCTTGAACTTCTTCCAGCCGAACTGCATGCACGGGCTGACCGGGTACTGCCCGTCGCCCTTGTACGTGCTGGTGGTGCGGAAGCCTGCATTGCGGCCGTCGAGCAACAGGTCGTGGTGGCGGGGCAGGTCCGCCTTGACCACGGGCGTGGCCTTGAGGGTGTACTGCGGTGCGGTTCCGGCGTGGCTTTCGCCCGCCCCCAGCGCGGCGCTGCCCGCGACGAGGACGAACGTGGTGACGGTGGCGAGGTGCTTGCGGTTCATGATGACTCCTCTGTCCGGGTCCGACGCACCCGGTCTGGGTGGCCTCCTGACTGGAATACGCGTGACCCCTACGCGCTGGTTGCACCGCTTCCCCAAGAAATCTGCGGGATTTCCAGGATGCCGCTGGACAGCGGCAGCCCCACCCGCACCGAGAGCTGCTTCAGGACCGCCTCCGGAGTCCACGCCGAAGCCAGCGAGGCGGCCGTCGGCTGCTCGGTGCTCTGCGCCGGGCGCACCCGGTCCAGGATGCCGATGCCGGCATGACTCTTGAGCTGGACCTTGTCCCGGTCCAGGCCGGCCAAGGCACAGGCACGTTCGACGGCCAGCTCCAGGCCACCCAGGTGGTCCACCAGGCCGCGCTCGTGGGCATCGCGCCCGGTCCAC from the Luteococcus japonicus genome contains:
- a CDS encoding IS110 family transposase, translating into MTIIPEPHHHVAGIDSHTETIHIAVITATGLEVDDHEFTTTTGYRKAVAWLVEHGPIAAVGIEGTSSYGIGITAALRAAGITVIEVNRTRPAERRKHGKTDRLDAYRAARCVISGEAATHPKHDSIEPLRALLVTRRSANKALQACWRQIRSLLVNAPATLRDKYRQTSRDKLIRHLAASRPDQIHDAAQALTMRALRSLARRHQFLHDELVDLEAQLDELTTTKNPGLRAMHGVGPVTAAVLLVTAGDNPARLTTPAGFAALCGTSPIPVSSGKTQRHRLSRGGDRQANWALHQIVKVRMVHDQRTRDYRDKHLDAGWTLAAVYRALKRAVAREVFRALTGNCEIPNYTDLRPARQAKKLTLTHAAQHFNVWPAHISEIELGKRRDDTLAQNYREWLQAA
- the pntB gene encoding Re/Si-specific NAD(P)(+) transhydrogenase subunit beta, encoding MLHNFVTATYIVSGLLFIMALQGLSKHETAKRGNALGVLGMVLALVATNFYMGWTDIKGDGADLGALALLLVAVVAGGAIGVRKALKVEMTGMPELIALLHSFVGAAAVLVGFNSYLDAPHSNAFHLTEVALGIFIGAVTFTGSIIAWGKLNGKIASKPLALPGRNLLNLAALVAIIVMTVWFVQAPSLVPLVLITVVSLLLGIHLVASIGGADMPVVISMLNSYSGWAAAFSGFMLNMNVLIITGALVGASGAILSYIMCKAMNRSFISVILGGFGDSTSTGPVVEGEHTEMSAAEVAAALADAKSVIIAPGYGMAVAQAQYPVAELTKAMEANGTQVRFAIHPVAGRLPGHMNVLLAEAHVSYDIVMEMDEINDDFADTDVVLVIGANDTVNPAAMEPGSPISGMPVLKVWEARKVVVFKRSMSAGYAGVQNPLFFRENTSMCFGDAKATVQSILAALPSGERTAIGG
- a CDS encoding Re/Si-specific NAD(P)(+) transhydrogenase subunit alpha, with translation MRIGIPRESKPGENRAAATPRTVQDLIKLGYDVVVEHGAGDRSSATDAAFEAAGAQSVDAQTVWTSDIVLGVNEPDESQLSMMRPGATLISFLFPRQNEALTQRLAQQGITAMSMDMVPRTSRAQALDALSSMANISGYRAVVEASHAFGRFFTGQVTAAGKVPPAKVLVAGTGVAGLAAIGAANSMGAIVRATDVRPETAEQVESMGATFLHVKGPSQEISTDGYAKEASDDFAARAAELYAEQCMDCDIIITTAAIPGRPSPKLITREMVASMKDGSVIVDLAALGGGNCELTRPGEKYTTDNGVTIIGYTDLASRLPGQSSQLYGTNLVNALKLMTPEKDGQFVVDFDDEVVRTMTTVRNGEITFPPPPIQVSAASAAPATAAAVPAVVEAPKKPKPWWQPVVTIGIASLALIALLTVAPTSFVSLFGIFALAVVVGYYVVWNVTHALHTPLMSVTNAVSGIIVVGAITQLGSDNWAVKIISFVAVLIASINVFGGFTVTHRMLQMFRKEA
- a CDS encoding RecQ family ATP-dependent DNA helicase, with translation MTSNLPPLPDEAPVDPWDELSPPPDDEWLPPEDLTQAAPVRRVREPERIAGDSVAEQALTVLRRLVGREDATFHDGQLEAVLALVEQRQRALVVQRTGWGKSAVYFVATALRRAQGAGPTVIVSPLLALMRDQIAAAERAGVKAVTMNSANATDWAEVSGALARDEVDVLLISPERLNNPSFRAEQLPDLAARCGLLVVDEAHCISDWGHDFRPDYRRIKDLLTELPADTPVLATTATANSRVVADVAEQLGAGGYEVLTIRGPLARESLRLGVLKLPHAETQLAWLSAHLGDFDGSGIIYTLTVSAAEDVARALTDAGYAVKAYTGRTDVAEREQLENALRGNELKALVATSALGMGFDKPDLGFVIHLGAPSSPVAYYQHVGRAGRGAINADVLLLPSAQDRDIWHYFATSSMPDEQQAATVIDALAAAGKPLSTAALETIVDVRRTRLELLLKVLDVDGAVQRVKGGWTATGRPWTYDAERYARVAEARQREQQLMLDYQKGDRCRMAFLTSSLDDPEAADCGRCDVCAGQWYDESLPEAAVVAARSALDRPGVLLEPRGMWPTGMDRLGVPLKGKIKTGPQNGRVLARLTDLGTGQRLRTLLAQPDAPVPDDVLKACIPVLRDWDWAERPVAVAHIPSRSHPELVSSLASGLARLGRMTDLGALALAEGGPTGEHGGNSAFRLAGVWGRIVVDEHLSRQLAGINGPVLLVDDLVDSRWTMTVAAVALREAGASAVLPFALALQA